A genome region from Schlesneria paludicola DSM 18645 includes the following:
- a CDS encoding carboxy terminal-processing peptidase: protein MKLHAPSRTVGVLSVGVVFLVATTLFAQNIGGAQSSEATTVKLVANMISQYHISQKPLDDRISAMILQRFIKELDPQKMYFLKADIDGFARYRDQLDNLLRSGDAAFAHEAWNLYLRRLDERVTVANRMIDEPHDYSLDESMQVDGEQMSWSVDQKELNDRWRKRIKYELLSLQLDKTELAEARKRLHKRYETFRRNEHDTEDGEVLERFLTSVAHCYDPHSSYMSPQTLEDFQIQMKLSLEGIGAALRSEDGMTVVAQIVPGGAAEKDGRLKVGDKIVAVGQEDGDFQDVVEMRLNRVVRLIRGKLGTKVRLRILRDAGETVSIELTRQTIELHSSEVKGKIFQPADFGLSGKGRVGVINIPSFYRDFSGAQQGKDDFKSTARDVSKVLGNFAKEGGVDAIIIDLRMNGGGALSEAIEVTGLFIDKGPVVQVKEQNGNIKSHDDEEDGAEYLGPLMVVCNRLSASASEIFAAAIKDYGRGIVVGDTTTHGKGTVQNVMPVSNQMFKLLPSSKDRGALKLTINQFYRVNGDSTQNRGVESDVVLPSLIDHMDLGESFMDNALAFDRVQPARHQYLKYVTPEIVSVLKTDSEKRVAADPKFQQTLKDIDRYLARKSRKSVSLNEETLRKEREEDKAAKEVEKEEEEFETKSDKTPVLAKTEYNTELMAIAVEYAGLLKAQKTAANR, encoded by the coding sequence ATGAAGCTGCATGCTCCGTCACGGACCGTCGGAGTTCTCTCCGTCGGCGTCGTTTTTCTCGTCGCGACGACGCTTTTCGCTCAAAATATTGGGGGAGCTCAATCCTCTGAAGCGACTACCGTCAAGCTCGTCGCGAACATGATCTCTCAGTATCACATCAGCCAAAAACCGCTGGATGATCGAATTTCGGCGATGATCCTTCAGCGGTTCATCAAGGAACTCGATCCTCAAAAGATGTACTTCCTCAAGGCGGACATCGACGGATTCGCACGGTATCGCGATCAACTGGACAATTTGCTGCGAAGCGGCGACGCCGCATTCGCACACGAAGCCTGGAATCTTTATTTGCGACGTCTCGACGAGCGCGTGACCGTCGCCAATCGCATGATCGACGAGCCACACGATTATTCGCTCGACGAATCAATGCAGGTCGATGGCGAACAAATGTCCTGGTCGGTCGATCAAAAGGAGCTCAATGATCGTTGGCGGAAACGCATTAAGTATGAGTTGCTCTCACTGCAGCTCGACAAGACCGAGCTCGCAGAAGCCCGCAAGCGCCTGCACAAGCGCTACGAAACCTTCCGCCGCAATGAGCATGACACCGAAGACGGCGAAGTTCTCGAGCGATTCCTGACATCGGTGGCTCACTGCTACGACCCGCATTCAAGCTATATGTCGCCCCAGACTCTCGAAGACTTTCAGATCCAGATGAAGTTGAGCCTTGAGGGAATTGGCGCAGCACTCCGCTCAGAGGACGGAATGACCGTCGTGGCACAGATCGTCCCCGGGGGCGCCGCGGAAAAGGACGGCCGCTTGAAAGTGGGCGACAAGATCGTCGCGGTGGGACAGGAAGATGGCGATTTTCAGGATGTGGTCGAAATGCGGCTGAACCGCGTTGTTCGGCTGATCCGCGGCAAGCTCGGCACAAAGGTTCGCTTGCGAATCCTGCGTGACGCCGGTGAAACGGTCTCGATCGAACTGACGCGTCAAACGATCGAACTGCATTCCTCTGAGGTCAAAGGCAAGATTTTCCAGCCCGCAGATTTTGGCCTGTCCGGTAAAGGTCGAGTCGGGGTCATCAACATCCCATCGTTCTATCGCGACTTCAGCGGAGCCCAGCAAGGCAAGGACGACTTCAAGAGCACAGCACGCGATGTTTCGAAGGTTCTCGGGAACTTTGCCAAAGAAGGTGGCGTTGATGCCATCATCATCGACCTCCGGATGAATGGCGGCGGTGCATTGAGCGAAGCCATCGAAGTGACCGGCCTGTTCATCGACAAGGGCCCCGTGGTCCAAGTCAAAGAGCAGAACGGTAATATCAAGAGCCACGACGACGAAGAGGATGGCGCCGAATATCTCGGACCGCTGATGGTCGTCTGCAATCGGCTGTCGGCATCGGCATCAGAAATCTTCGCGGCGGCAATCAAAGATTACGGTCGCGGGATCGTGGTCGGAGATACGACGACGCATGGCAAAGGGACTGTCCAGAACGTCATGCCCGTCAGCAATCAAATGTTCAAGCTGCTGCCGAGCTCAAAGGATCGCGGCGCATTGAAGTTGACGATCAATCAGTTCTATCGCGTCAACGGCGATAGCACCCAGAACCGCGGCGTCGAGTCGGACGTGGTCCTGCCGTCACTCATCGATCACATGGACCTCGGCGAGTCGTTCATGGATAACGCATTGGCCTTCGATCGCGTTCAACCCGCTCGTCATCAGTACTTGAAGTATGTCACGCCCGAGATCGTGAGCGTCTTGAAAACGGACAGCGAAAAACGCGTCGCGGCCGATCCGAAGTTCCAACAGACCTTAAAGGACATTGATCGATATCTGGCCCGCAAGAGCCGCAAATCCGTCTCACTGAACGAAGAGACGTTGCGTAAGGAACGCGAAGAAGACAAAGCCGCCAAAGAGGTGGAAAAAGAGGAAGAAGAATTCGAAACGAAAAGCGACAAGACTCCGGTCCTGGCCAAGACCGAGTACAACACGGAACTGATGGCGATCGCGGTTGAGTATGCCGGATTGCTGAAAGCCCAAAAGACCGCGGCCAATCGCTAA
- a CDS encoding ABC transporter ATP-binding protein, with translation MPIIEVKNLAKHYQVYRKNAGWLASLAGLFHREYNVVRAVKEVSFQIERGEMVAFLGPNGAGKTTTLKLLSGLIYPTTGTATVLGYVPWQRANAYRKRFSLVMGQKNQLWWDLPAQESFILHREIYAIEPAQFQRRVDELTDLLDVRQLVKQPVRELSLGERMRMELIASLLHSPEVLLLDEPTIGLDVVSQRKVQGFLRHYQAEQQMTVLLTSHYMKDVEALCRRAIIINEGEIKHDGPLADIVDRFSSMKQIHLQFAGTEVPPDLERYGKVLEQLPPRVKLEVPRQEIPKVLAALLDRYTIEDVGVQERPLEEVIAELFARKSES, from the coding sequence ATGCCCATTATTGAAGTCAAGAATCTCGCGAAGCATTATCAGGTCTACCGGAAGAACGCAGGCTGGCTGGCCTCGCTGGCCGGTTTGTTTCACCGCGAATACAACGTCGTTCGTGCGGTGAAAGAAGTCAGCTTTCAGATCGAACGGGGCGAGATGGTGGCGTTTCTAGGCCCAAACGGGGCCGGAAAAACAACGACACTAAAGCTGCTTTCGGGGCTGATTTACCCAACGACGGGCACCGCCACGGTTCTCGGCTATGTGCCGTGGCAACGAGCCAATGCCTATCGGAAGCGATTTTCGCTCGTGATGGGGCAGAAGAACCAACTCTGGTGGGATCTGCCCGCTCAGGAATCGTTCATTCTACATCGAGAAATCTACGCCATTGAGCCCGCCCAGTTTCAGCGTCGAGTCGATGAGCTGACCGATTTGCTCGATGTTCGACAACTGGTGAAACAGCCTGTCCGCGAACTGTCGCTGGGCGAGCGAATGCGGATGGAGTTGATTGCGTCGCTGCTACATTCACCCGAAGTTCTATTGCTGGACGAGCCAACGATTGGCCTCGATGTCGTTTCGCAACGAAAAGTGCAAGGATTTCTGAGACACTATCAAGCTGAACAGCAAATGACCGTGCTGTTAACAAGCCACTATATGAAGGATGTCGAGGCACTCTGCCGTCGCGCGATCATCATCAACGAAGGTGAGATCAAGCACGATGGCCCCCTCGCTGACATCGTCGATCGATTCAGCAGCATGAAGCAGATTCATCTTCAATTTGCTGGCACCGAGGTTCCGCCGGACCTGGAACGGTACGGCAAAGTGCTTGAGCAATTACCTCCTCGAGTCAAACTCGAAGTGCCTCGGCAAGAGATTCCCAAAGTTCTGGCCGCATTGCTTGACCGATACACGATTGAAGATGTGGGCGTGCAGGAACGGCCACTGGAGGAAGTCATCGCCGAGCTGTTTGCACGAAAATCGGAAAGCTGA
- a CDS encoding ABC transporter permease encodes MPPSLRVKWCILRTSIEERLVYRADFAFATLVRFLPIVTQVFLWGAIYQTASPTDPKSINGYTYGDMVAYSLLVMVGRAFSSMPGLTTGIARDIRDGAIKKFLVQPIDLLDYLFWHRVAHKLVYYFVAFLPFGFVFWLCRSYFRDWPGIDVLITTSLALVLAFLIGFLIESLMGLCAFWFLEVSSLVFVYMLLSYFLSGHMLPLDWLPSPFSDVIRLFPFKYLAFVPAAIWLGKYTPSQVALELALGVVWVAVLFLLNRVALSRGLRRYSAYGG; translated from the coding sequence ATGCCACCTTCACTACGCGTCAAATGGTGCATCTTGCGGACGTCGATCGAAGAACGGCTCGTCTATCGCGCCGACTTTGCCTTCGCGACGCTGGTTCGTTTTTTGCCGATCGTGACACAGGTGTTTCTCTGGGGGGCGATCTATCAGACGGCCAGCCCCACCGATCCGAAATCGATTAACGGGTATACCTACGGCGACATGGTCGCGTATTCACTGCTAGTCATGGTGGGACGCGCATTTTCTTCGATGCCTGGCCTGACAACGGGGATTGCGCGCGATATTCGTGACGGCGCGATCAAGAAATTTCTCGTCCAGCCGATCGATCTATTGGACTATCTCTTCTGGCATCGCGTTGCTCATAAACTGGTCTACTACTTCGTCGCGTTCCTGCCTTTCGGATTCGTGTTTTGGCTGTGTCGTTCGTACTTTCGCGACTGGCCAGGAATCGACGTCCTCATCACGACCTCATTGGCACTTGTGCTGGCATTTCTGATCGGATTTCTGATCGAAAGCCTGATGGGACTTTGCGCGTTCTGGTTTCTGGAAGTCAGTTCACTGGTCTTCGTCTACATGCTGCTCAGCTATTTTCTATCCGGTCACATGCTGCCGCTGGATTGGCTGCCATCCCCCTTCAGCGATGTCATTCGTCTGTTTCCCTTCAAGTACCTGGCGTTTGTTCCCGCCGCGATTTGGCTCGGTAAATACACGCCGTCACAGGTCGCTCTCGAACTGGCGCTCGGCGTTGTCTGGGTTGCCGTTTTGTTCCTACTGAACCGAGTCGCTTTATCCCGCGGGTTGCGACGATATAGCGCTTACGGTGGATGA
- a CDS encoding MFS transporter, producing the protein MPLALPADERHIDTSAVYGRTFWLAYFANSALVMANALTFRFAELVHFLGGSESRVGDIVALGVLVAVGVRFSFSHLLDDYGTRRMWPACSILFISGCVLFVSASHEMWMLYLARIAFFVGLTGMFACSMTHIQNHVPPSRRTEIIGNLGSSGFVGMILGSNLGDWILYFVKDPQTQFFILFGGAGLIGVVYLGIVLVLTHGQDTEVRSGSPMALRLMFRFWPGTVVLAAMTMGLGITATQTFLTRYATSQKIEGIGVFFTGYAISAFVFRLLVQNWSRTIGRHWMLVRGLLGHATGHLLLAFVTDGWQFILPSIICGFGHALLFPAVVSLGSGTFPKECRGAGTAIILGFTDFGSLIYSPLLGRISDEFGFHVMYCVSSGVALATALGYILVARYHPDHEAAAGLA; encoded by the coding sequence ATGCCCCTCGCACTGCCCGCCGATGAACGGCACATTGACACCTCGGCCGTTTATGGCCGAACCTTCTGGTTGGCCTACTTCGCCAATTCGGCGCTGGTGATGGCGAATGCGTTGACATTTCGCTTCGCCGAACTGGTGCACTTCCTCGGCGGATCAGAGAGTCGCGTCGGGGATATTGTCGCACTGGGAGTTTTGGTCGCTGTCGGTGTGCGATTTAGTTTTTCTCATCTGCTTGATGACTACGGAACTCGGCGTATGTGGCCGGCATGCTCGATCCTGTTTATCAGTGGCTGCGTTCTGTTCGTGAGTGCTTCCCATGAAATGTGGATGCTCTATCTCGCGCGGATCGCGTTTTTCGTTGGGCTGACGGGAATGTTTGCGTGCTCAATGACGCACATCCAGAATCACGTTCCGCCGAGTCGACGGACCGAGATCATTGGCAATCTGGGGAGCAGTGGATTTGTCGGCATGATTCTCGGTTCAAATTTGGGTGACTGGATTCTGTACTTCGTCAAAGATCCACAAACCCAGTTCTTCATCCTGTTCGGCGGAGCGGGCCTGATCGGTGTCGTCTACCTTGGTATCGTTCTGGTTCTGACGCACGGTCAGGATACCGAAGTCCGAAGCGGGTCTCCGATGGCACTTAGGCTGATGTTTCGCTTCTGGCCCGGTACCGTCGTGCTGGCGGCCATGACGATGGGACTGGGCATCACGGCGACGCAGACCTTTCTGACTCGATATGCGACGTCGCAGAAGATCGAAGGGATCGGCGTCTTTTTCACCGGTTATGCAATCTCGGCCTTCGTATTTCGTCTGCTGGTCCAAAATTGGAGTCGTACGATCGGTCGGCATTGGATGCTGGTTCGTGGACTGCTTGGCCACGCAACGGGCCATCTTTTGCTCGCATTCGTGACGGATGGGTGGCAGTTCATTCTGCCGTCGATCATTTGTGGATTTGGGCACGCGCTGCTGTTTCCCGCGGTGGTTTCGCTCGGTTCCGGGACATTTCCCAAAGAATGTCGCGGAGCGGGAACGGCGATTATTCTTGGCTTCACCGATTTTGGCTCGCTGATCTATTCGCCGTTGCTCGGTCGCATCAGTGATGAATTTGGGTTCCACGTGATGTATTGCGTCTCGAGCGGAGTCGCGCTGGCAACGGCGCTGGGCTACATTCTCGTGGCGCGTTACCACCCTGACCATGAAGCGGCGGCGGGTTTGGCGTAA
- a CDS encoding RNA polymerase sigma factor codes for MTTRDAFDDQDRLEGSTSLNLLSAARRGQPGAWERLVRLYAPLVASWCRNWGIAEQDFVDILQDVFLSVSGHLKNFRKVRPSDTFRGWLFTIARNKARDHFRRTASQPIGEGGSEANQRLQQSFDPHVEVEQVDAMDDAAMDTLLQNALNVIRKEFHAKTWQAFWSVVIEGRLAADVAADLNMTPGAVRVAKSRVLLRLRQELGDAPGS; via the coding sequence ATGACCACCCGAGACGCCTTCGATGACCAGGACCGACTGGAAGGTTCGACGTCGCTCAATCTGCTCTCGGCCGCTCGGCGTGGTCAGCCGGGAGCATGGGAGCGGCTCGTTCGGTTGTACGCCCCACTGGTCGCGTCATGGTGCCGAAACTGGGGCATCGCAGAACAGGATTTTGTCGATATCCTGCAGGATGTGTTCCTCTCCGTTTCAGGACATCTGAAGAACTTTCGAAAGGTTCGGCCCAGCGACACTTTTCGAGGTTGGTTGTTTACCATCGCTCGAAATAAAGCGCGCGATCATTTCCGGCGAACGGCATCACAACCGATCGGTGAAGGTGGTTCGGAAGCGAATCAACGCTTGCAGCAATCGTTCGATCCTCACGTCGAAGTCGAGCAGGTCGACGCGATGGACGACGCGGCAATGGATACCTTGCTGCAGAATGCGTTGAACGTCATTCGAAAAGAGTTTCATGCAAAAACGTGGCAGGCATTCTGGAGCGTCGTGATTGAAGGACGGTTAGCGGCCGATGTCGCCGCCGATCTCAACATGACGCCAGGTGCCGTCCGAGTCGCCAAGTCGCGCGTCTTGCTCAGGCTTCGCCAGGAGTTGGGTGACGCCCCCGGCTCCTAA